The sequence GGCACACGGCGCGGGCATGGCGGCCGATGACCAGCTTGGCGCGTGCCAGGTCGGCGTGCGCTCCTGGCGCATCGAGGTCATCGGCGGCCACGGCGGCGACGACGGCCATGCTGCGCGACATCTCGAGAGCGACCAGCATCTCGGCCGCGCGATGCCGCAGCGCCTGGTTCTCTCCGATGAGTCGGCCGAACTGCCGGCGCGTGCCGAGGTAGTCGACGGCGAGCGCATAGGCCGTTTCCATGGTGCCGACCGCGTCGGCGCAGACTGCGGCCGTGCCCATGGCCAGCGTGGCCTCGAGCACGCGCAGGTTGGCGGCGCCGTTGCGCGGATCTCCCAGCGGCTGCGCCTTGACGGCCTGGAAGCGGAGCTCGCCGGCGGGCGTGTCGTCGACCAGCCGGTGCGCGCGGCAGGCCAGACCCGCGGCCCTGGCATCGACGTGGAAGAGCGCCACGCCGCGCGCGTCGCCCGGCTTTGCGTCGATGCGCGCGCTCACCACGAAGCGGTGCGCCGACGGCGCATGCAGCACGTTGCACTTGGCGCCGTCGATGACCCACTGGCCGTCTTCCTGGCGTGCATGGGCCTCGATCCACAGCGGCGCATGCCGCGCGCCCTGCTCGTCGTGCGCCCAGGCCAGCCGCACCTCGCCGCTGGCCACGCCGGGCAGCAGCTGCACCTGCAGCACCTCGTCGGCGGCCAGCCTCACCGCGGTGGCGCCGAGCACGATCGACGACAGGTAGGGCTCGAGCACCAGCGCCTTGCCCAGCTCACGCATGACCGGCATCAGGTCGGCCGCCCCGCCGCCGAAGCCGCCGTGCGACGCAGGCAGCGGCAGGGCGGTGAGCCCGAGTTCCGCGAGCCGTTGCCAGACCGCCGTGCTCCATCCGGCGGCCGATGCCGCGATGGCGCGGCGCTGCTCGAAGCCGTACACGTCGCCCAGCAGGCGAGACAGGCTGTCCTGCAGCGCGAGTTGTTCGTCATTGAGTTCGAAGTTCATGCGCGGCTACCCGAGGATGGTCTTGGCAAGGATGTCCTTCTGCACTTCGCTCGTGCCACCGTAGATGCTCGCGGCGCGGCTGTAGAAGTAGCGCATGGCCAGCGGCCCGGCCCAGTGCCCGGCGCCTTCGCCGTCGTGCGGGCGCCTCTCCATGGCCGCGGGGCCGGCGATGCGCTGCAGCAGTTGCGCGATGTCCTGCTGGAGCTCGGTGCCCTTGAGCTTGAGCACCGAGGCGAAGCCGGGGTTCTTCTGTGCCGTGTCCGTCGAGAGCAGGAAGCGCCAGTTGGTCACCTCCAGCGCACGCACCTCGGCCTCGAGCGTCGCGATCTCGGCGCGCAGCTTCGGGCTTTCGAGCAGCGGCCGGCCGGCTTCGGTGAGGCGGCCGGCCAGCTCGCGGGCGTAGTCGAGCCGCTCGCGGCACAGACCCACGTTGGCGATGCCGGTGCGCTCGTTCATCAGCAGGTACTTGGCGCAATCCCAGCCGCGGCCTTCGTCTCCCACCAGGTTGCCGGCCGGCACGCGCACCTCGTCGAAGAACACTTCGTTGAGGTGGTGCTGCCCGTCGATGGAGGTGATCGGGCGGATCGTGATGCCCGGTGTGCGCAGGTCGATCAGCAGGAACGAGATGCCGTGCTGCTTCCTGCCTTCGCCGTCGGTGCGCACCAGCGCGAAGACCCAGTCCGCGAGGTGCGCGGTGGTGGTCCAGATCTTCTGGCCGTTGACGATGTAATCGTTGCCCTCGCGCC comes from Variovorax paradoxus and encodes:
- a CDS encoding acyl-CoA dehydrogenase family protein — its product is MNFELNDEQLALQDSLSRLLGDVYGFEQRRAIAASAAGWSTAVWQRLAELGLTALPLPASHGGFGGGAADLMPVMRELGKALVLEPYLSSIVLGATAVRLAADEVLQVQLLPGVASGEVRLAWAHDEQGARHAPLWIEAHARQEDGQWVIDGAKCNVLHAPSAHRFVVSARIDAKPGDARGVALFHVDARAAGLACRAHRLVDDTPAGELRFQAVKAQPLGDPRNGAANLRVLEATLAMGTAAVCADAVGTMETAYALAVDYLGTRRQFGRLIGENQALRHRAAEMLVALEMSRSMAVVAAVAADDLDAPGAHADLARAKLVIGRHARAVCHAAVQLHGGIGMTEEYAVGHCLRRVTLIDQLFGDTEAQATRLAAMA
- a CDS encoding acyl-CoA dehydrogenase family protein, which produces MNLEPTASQAAFRAEVRRFVKERLPTDIRERLRLGHPPRKQDTVAWQRILHEKGWAAPHWPREYGGAELGQAERLILLDEMFRAPAPLPQVFNVGMLGPVLLKFGTEAQKRHFLPKLANLDLWFCQGFSEPGSGSDLASLRTSARREGNDYIVNGQKIWTTTAHLADWVFALVRTDGEGRKQHGISFLLIDLRTPGITIRPITSIDGQHHLNEVFFDEVRVPAGNLVGDEGRGWDCAKYLLMNERTGIANVGLCRERLDYARELAGRLTEAGRPLLESPKLRAEIATLEAEVRALEVTNWRFLLSTDTAQKNPGFASVLKLKGTELQQDIAQLLQRIAGPAAMERRPHDGEGAGHWAGPLAMRYFYSRAASIYGGTSEVQKDILAKTILG